A stretch of the Brevundimonas sp. MF30-B genome encodes the following:
- a CDS encoding 3-deoxy-manno-octulosonate cytidylyltransferase — MNPLIMIPARMGATRLPGKPLADIGGRAMIVRAWEQAAKSGLPAVVAAGDPEIVEAVQVAGGRAILTDPALPSGSDRVLAALNAVDPDGRHDAVINLQGDMPFADPAIPTACAALLASEAACDIATLVALEAEASDRSNPDVVKAVLALGEGGTSGRALYFTRSTLYGDGPVWRHVGVYGYRRAALERFCAAPPSPLERREKLEQLRALEIGLSIWAAVIDQAPLSVDNPADLEAARALA; from the coding sequence ATGAACCCGCTGATAATGATACCCGCTCGCATGGGCGCCACCCGTCTCCCGGGCAAGCCGCTGGCCGACATCGGCGGCAGGGCCATGATCGTGCGCGCTTGGGAGCAGGCTGCGAAATCCGGTCTGCCGGCGGTCGTCGCGGCGGGCGATCCCGAAATCGTGGAGGCGGTCCAGGTCGCCGGCGGGCGGGCCATCCTGACCGATCCGGCCCTGCCCAGCGGGTCCGACCGCGTCCTGGCGGCGCTGAACGCCGTCGATCCCGACGGGCGGCACGACGCGGTGATCAATCTGCAAGGCGACATGCCGTTCGCCGATCCGGCCATCCCGACCGCCTGCGCGGCCCTGCTGGCCAGCGAGGCCGCGTGCGACATCGCGACCCTGGTCGCGCTCGAAGCGGAGGCCTCGGATCGATCAAACCCGGACGTCGTCAAGGCGGTGCTGGCGCTGGGCGAGGGCGGGACTTCCGGCCGCGCCCTCTATTTCACCCGCTCGACCCTGTACGGCGATGGCCCGGTGTGGCGTCACGTCGGCGTCTACGGCTATCGCCGCGCAGCCTTGGAGCGCTTCTGCGCCGCGCCGCCGTCTCCGCTGGAGCGGCGCGAGAAGCTGGAGCAGTTGCGGGCGCTGGAGATCGGCCTGTCCATCTGGGCCGCCGTCATCGACCAGGCGCCCCTGTCGGTCGACAACCCGGCGGACCTGGAAGCGGCGCGGGCCCTGGCCTGA
- a CDS encoding cytochrome c family protein encodes MSGDLKWNKIFGAALGTAFAILVIKEASGAIYHTEAPEKMGYFVDAPEEAAAGPAELAPDWGTVIPTADLAAGQAAFARCQACHTVNQGGADGIGPNLWAVMGGAVMHRPGFAYSDAMAAHKAEAPIWGWDEMDQFLTAPARYIPGTKMSFAGIRDTNTRINLLAWLHEQGSQGYPIPAPDPARQPGAEGAAAVEGEAPIAEGTEGQTVAPDGATPDTGVAAQPGEQATPVAPPAATSTPPAAPASAPTAR; translated from the coding sequence ATGAGCGGCGATCTGAAGTGGAACAAGATTTTCGGCGCCGCGCTGGGCACGGCCTTCGCCATCCTGGTGATCAAGGAAGCGTCGGGCGCTATTTATCATACTGAAGCCCCTGAAAAGATGGGCTACTTTGTGGATGCGCCGGAAGAAGCCGCGGCCGGTCCCGCCGAGCTGGCGCCCGACTGGGGCACGGTCATCCCGACCGCCGACCTCGCCGCCGGCCAGGCCGCCTTCGCGCGCTGCCAGGCCTGTCACACGGTGAACCAAGGCGGCGCCGATGGAATCGGTCCGAATCTGTGGGCTGTCATGGGCGGCGCAGTCATGCACCGTCCGGGCTTCGCCTATTCGGACGCCATGGCCGCGCACAAGGCCGAGGCTCCGATCTGGGGATGGGACGAGATGGATCAGTTCCTGACCGCCCCGGCCCGCTACATCCCCGGCACCAAGATGTCGTTCGCCGGCATCCGCGACACCAATACCCGCATCAACCTGCTGGCCTGGCTGCACGAGCAGGGCTCGCAGGGCTACCCCATCCCCGCCCCCGATCCGGCTCGTCAACCGGGCGCCGAGGGCGCAGCCGCCGTCGAGGGCGAAGCCCCCATCGCCGAGGGCACGGAAGGCCAGACCGTCGCTCCGGACGGCGCAACCCCGGACACGGGCGTCGCCGCCCAGCCGGGAGAGCAGGCCACGCCGGTCGCCCCTCCGGCCGCGACCAGCACCCCGCCGGCCGCTCCGGCCAGCGCGCCAACGGCTCGCTGA
- a CDS encoding TonB-dependent receptor translates to MSSRTCAAPMALLAAACAAAPAFAQSADQTVTTVDSIIVTGTRNPDEPAVVAEARARLSRTPGAVAVVSAESYEDRYASALSDTLRAVPGVFAQRRWGEEVRLSIRGSGIGQSLHLRGVLLAQDGVPINGPDGFGDFQELDPLIARYAEVYKGGNALRFGGAALGGAINILTPTGRNTPFDNLLRLEAGSFATRRAHLAMAREQGDWDVYAAGTWAGSDGFLDHQDADSKRLTLSVGRQFGQDREVRLIVQANDLDLDISGTQSLDKALNRPRDPDPDVRRLDYGRDVDSVRVTAQTRWRLSDGLVFEGGAYIADKRLYHPVPVVLQNDYRFWGGFGRLDWNGQVAGLRADAFAGAYFRTGDNDSSVFLNVGGGNPGFRIGDTLQTATGVDVFAEGRLFVTNNLAVIGGGSWGRAERDVDNRLAPANSANRDYDWFAPRVGLLWEEADGSQIYANVTRSVEPPTFLELVQSPVPQFVDLDAQKAWTAEIGARGQRGPFRYDIAAYRAHIKGELLNYVVIPDVPPLSFNAQDTVHQGIEAGLDWRLVEGGAGRLTLRQTWTWSDFFFDGDAVYGDNRLPIIPEHAYRAELKFEHAAGWFVAPSIEWVPRSVFVDYANTLKYPGYTAVSLNAGVDLNDGLSLFADLRNLTDERYVSNANAVGDARRDSTNVFTPGEGRAAYVGLRLKY, encoded by the coding sequence ATGTCTTCCAGAACCTGCGCGGCGCCGATGGCGCTGCTGGCCGCCGCCTGCGCGGCCGCCCCCGCCTTCGCCCAGAGCGCCGATCAGACCGTCACCACGGTCGACAGCATCATCGTCACCGGAACCCGCAACCCCGATGAACCAGCCGTGGTGGCCGAGGCCCGCGCCCGCCTGTCGCGCACCCCCGGCGCCGTCGCCGTCGTCTCTGCCGAGAGCTATGAGGACCGCTACGCCTCAGCCCTGTCCGACACCCTGCGCGCCGTGCCCGGCGTCTTCGCCCAGCGGCGGTGGGGCGAAGAGGTCCGCCTGTCGATCCGCGGCTCGGGCATCGGCCAGTCGCTGCACCTGCGCGGCGTGCTGCTGGCCCAGGACGGCGTGCCGATCAACGGCCCTGACGGGTTTGGCGACTTCCAGGAGCTGGACCCGCTGATCGCGCGCTACGCCGAGGTCTACAAGGGCGGCAACGCCCTGCGCTTCGGCGGCGCGGCCCTGGGCGGCGCCATCAACATTCTGACGCCCACGGGCCGGAACACCCCGTTCGACAATCTGCTGCGGCTCGAGGCCGGCTCTTTCGCCACGCGGCGGGCTCATCTGGCCATGGCGCGCGAACAAGGGGACTGGGACGTCTACGCCGCCGGCACCTGGGCCGGCAGCGACGGCTTTCTCGATCACCAGGACGCCGACAGCAAGCGCCTGACGCTCAGCGTCGGCCGTCAGTTCGGCCAGGATCGGGAAGTCCGCCTGATCGTCCAGGCCAACGACCTGGACCTCGACATCTCCGGCACGCAGTCGCTCGACAAGGCGTTGAACCGGCCGCGCGATCCGGATCCTGATGTGCGCCGGCTCGACTACGGCCGCGACGTCGATTCGGTTCGTGTGACGGCCCAGACCCGCTGGCGGCTGAGCGACGGCCTGGTGTTCGAGGGCGGCGCCTATATCGCGGACAAGCGGCTCTATCACCCGGTGCCCGTGGTGCTTCAGAACGACTACCGTTTCTGGGGCGGCTTCGGGCGGCTGGACTGGAACGGGCAGGTCGCCGGCCTGCGCGCTGACGCCTTCGCCGGCGCCTATTTCCGCACGGGCGACAATGACAGCTCGGTGTTCCTGAACGTCGGAGGGGGCAACCCCGGCTTCCGCATCGGCGACACCCTGCAGACTGCGACCGGCGTCGACGTGTTCGCCGAAGGCCGCCTGTTCGTCACCAACAATCTGGCTGTCATCGGCGGCGGGTCGTGGGGCCGGGCCGAGCGCGATGTGGATAACCGGCTTGCGCCCGCCAACAGCGCCAACCGGGACTACGACTGGTTCGCGCCCCGCGTCGGCCTGTTGTGGGAAGAGGCGGACGGCTCGCAGATCTACGCCAATGTGACCCGTTCGGTGGAGCCGCCGACCTTCCTGGAGCTGGTTCAGAGCCCCGTGCCGCAGTTCGTCGATCTGGACGCGCAAAAGGCCTGGACCGCCGAGATCGGCGCGCGGGGCCAGCGCGGGCCGTTCCGCTACGACATCGCGGCCTATCGCGCTCACATCAAGGGCGAGCTGCTGAACTACGTCGTCATCCCGGACGTGCCCCCGCTCAGCTTCAACGCCCAGGACACCGTGCACCAGGGGATCGAGGCCGGTCTGGACTGGCGGCTGGTGGAGGGCGGCGCGGGCCGTCTGACGCTGCGCCAGACGTGGACGTGGTCGGACTTTTTCTTCGACGGCGATGCGGTCTATGGCGACAACCGCCTGCCCATCATCCCCGAGCACGCCTATCGCGCCGAGCTGAAGTTCGAGCACGCGGCCGGCTGGTTCGTCGCCCCGTCGATCGAGTGGGTCCCGCGGTCTGTCTTCGTCGATTACGCCAATACGCTGAAGTATCCCGGCTACACGGCCGTGTCGCTGAATGCGGGTGTCGATCTGAACGACGGGCTGTCGCTGTTCGCGGACCTGCGCAACCTGACGGACGAGCGCTACGTCTCCAACGCCAATGCGGTGGGCGACGCCCGCAGGGACTCGACCAATGTCTTCACCCCCGGCGAAGGCCGCGCGGCCTACGTCGGCCTGCGTCTGAAATACTGA
- a CDS encoding PepSY domain-containing protein, giving the protein MSQTPSKPARNGLSDAYRAVWRWHFYAGLFVMPVLMLMALTGAMYLFKPEIEDAVYRDMAVVQPAARTVSPDRWVASAERNGGTASSVLVSDRPDRAVRVTVRQDGESRIAFVDPYTAALNGTVQGEGVMGVVQGLHSLTLLGKPFNILVEIVAGWAVILVATGIFLWWPRRRDAAVAVPRAGDPARRPFWRDLHAVTGLYAGGVIVFLALTGMPWSAVWGDKFLNVVRESGLGRPAAPPAASPWAHGEGHDAPAGVGWTMENAVMHANGDHSGHVMPSLSRVIRTARAEDVPLPYTVSIPSDPTLAYTVAHAAVRAEDARSLYVDGVTGEVKADIRWSQFGVGAKAFEWGIAVHQGTQYGWANRIVMLSGCIAVWLLGISGLIMWWKRRPARSGLGAPTAPPGPRARAAVLGIVLPLAVLFPLTGLSLVAALALDWTIRRVRR; this is encoded by the coding sequence ATGAGCCAGACTCCTTCCAAGCCCGCCCGAAACGGTCTGTCGGACGCCTATCGCGCCGTCTGGCGGTGGCATTTCTACGCCGGCCTGTTCGTCATGCCGGTGCTGATGCTGATGGCCCTGACCGGGGCGATGTATCTGTTCAAGCCCGAGATCGAGGACGCGGTCTATCGCGACATGGCGGTGGTCCAGCCGGCCGCGCGCACCGTGTCGCCCGACCGCTGGGTGGCCTCGGCCGAGCGCAACGGCGGCACAGCCTCGTCCGTGCTGGTCTCGGACAGGCCCGACCGTGCGGTGCGGGTGACGGTGCGTCAGGACGGCGAAAGCCGCATCGCCTTCGTCGACCCCTACACCGCCGCCCTGAACGGAACGGTTCAGGGCGAGGGCGTCATGGGCGTGGTCCAGGGCCTGCACAGCCTGACCCTGCTGGGCAAGCCGTTCAACATCCTGGTCGAGATCGTGGCCGGCTGGGCCGTCATCCTGGTCGCGACGGGCATATTCCTGTGGTGGCCGCGACGGCGCGATGCGGCGGTGGCCGTGCCCCGCGCGGGCGATCCGGCCCGCCGACCCTTTTGGCGCGATCTGCACGCCGTGACGGGCCTGTACGCCGGCGGCGTCATCGTCTTCCTGGCGCTGACGGGCATGCCTTGGTCGGCGGTCTGGGGCGACAAGTTCCTGAACGTCGTGCGCGAAAGCGGCCTGGGCCGTCCCGCCGCGCCGCCGGCCGCCAGCCCCTGGGCGCACGGCGAGGGCCACGACGCCCCGGCCGGTGTCGGCTGGACCATGGAAAACGCGGTGATGCACGCCAATGGCGACCACTCGGGCCACGTCATGCCCAGCCTGTCGCGCGTGATCCGCACCGCGCGAGCCGAGGACGTGCCTCTGCCCTACACCGTCTCGATCCCGTCGGACCCGACCCTGGCCTACACCGTGGCGCACGCCGCCGTGCGGGCCGAGGACGCGCGCAGCCTGTATGTCGACGGCGTCACCGGCGAGGTGAAGGCCGACATTCGCTGGAGCCAGTTCGGCGTCGGCGCCAAGGCCTTTGAGTGGGGCATCGCCGTGCACCAGGGCACGCAGTACGGCTGGGCGAACCGGATCGTCATGCTGTCGGGCTGCATCGCCGTCTGGCTGCTGGGCATCAGCGGTCTGATCATGTGGTGGAAGCGTCGCCCGGCGCGCAGCGGCCTCGGCGCGCCGACGGCTCCGCCCGGACCAAGGGCGCGGGCGGCGGTGCTGGGCATCGTGCTGCCGCTGGCGGTGCTGTTTCCCCTGACAGGCCTCAGCCTGGTTGCGGCGCTGGCCCTGGACTGGACGATCCGGCGCGTGCGCCGCTGA
- a CDS encoding NADH:flavin oxidoreductase/NADH oxidase, with protein sequence MSLLFSPHTMGPLTLKNRIMAAPMCQYSAIDGVPQPWHAQHWGRLALSGVGLVVIEATGVEAAGRISPADTGLWNDEQEAVYARLIRDLRTYSDTPIGVQLAHAGRKASTTPPWIDRGRALTAEEGAWETFAPSAVAFKDDWHTPTALDEAGMERVVEAFVQAAKRAERAGFDVVELHAAHGYLLSEFLSPVSNLREDEYGGSAENRMRFPLRVAQALRDAWPRDRALGARFNGSDWVDQGITDDEVQAFARALHAMGYDYLHLSSGGNVATAQIPGREPGYQLPFAEGVKQAVPEATVVAVGMIADPHQAEAVLQAGQADMVALARALLDDANWGHHAAVALGADEGLPRQYQMASQKIWPGYALAHKG encoded by the coding sequence ATGAGCCTGCTGTTCTCGCCCCACACGATGGGCCCCCTGACCCTGAAGAACCGGATCATGGCGGCGCCCATGTGCCAGTACTCCGCCATCGATGGCGTGCCGCAGCCCTGGCACGCCCAGCACTGGGGCCGGCTGGCCCTGTCGGGCGTGGGCCTGGTGGTGATCGAGGCGACGGGCGTCGAGGCCGCCGGCCGCATCAGCCCCGCCGACACCGGCCTGTGGAACGACGAGCAGGAGGCGGTCTACGCCCGGCTGATCCGCGATCTGCGGACCTACAGCGACACCCCGATCGGGGTGCAGCTGGCCCACGCCGGCCGTAAGGCCTCGACCACGCCGCCGTGGATCGACCGGGGCCGGGCGCTGACCGCCGAGGAGGGCGCGTGGGAGACCTTCGCCCCGTCGGCCGTCGCCTTCAAGGACGACTGGCACACGCCCACGGCCCTGGACGAGGCGGGGATGGAGCGCGTCGTCGAGGCCTTCGTGCAAGCCGCCAAGCGCGCGGAGCGGGCCGGCTTCGACGTGGTGGAGTTGCACGCGGCCCATGGCTATCTGCTCAGCGAATTCCTGTCACCGGTCTCGAACCTGCGCGAAGACGAATACGGCGGCTCGGCCGAAAACCGCATGCGCTTCCCGCTGCGGGTGGCCCAGGCCCTGCGCGACGCCTGGCCGCGCGACCGGGCGCTGGGCGCGCGTTTCAACGGCTCGGACTGGGTCGACCAGGGCATCACGGACGATGAGGTCCAGGCCTTCGCCCGCGCCCTGCACGCGATGGGCTACGACTATCTGCACCTGTCCAGCGGCGGCAATGTCGCCACGGCGCAGATTCCGGGGCGCGAGCCGGGCTATCAGCTGCCCTTCGCCGAGGGGGTGAAGCAGGCCGTGCCCGAGGCGACCGTCGTGGCCGTCGGCATGATCGCCGATCCGCATCAGGCCGAGGCGGTGCTGCAGGCGGGTCAGGCCGACATGGTCGCCCTGGCCCGCGCCCTGCTGGATGATGCGAACTGGGGCCACCACGCGGCCGTCGCCCTGGGGGCGGACGAAGGCCTGCCGCGTCAGTACCAGATGGCGTCGCAGAAAATCTGGCCGGGCTACGCCCTGGCCCACAAGGGCTGA
- a CDS encoding C40 family peptidase codes for MTDVLALIDPGPRLARPDLAELRLEGLVRADRYAQTSARHGADPASPIWSGANADARRIDELLAGEVFDVLDETGGRAWGRARRSGVVGWIDLGALRPGASAPTHRVRALKAPVHAASKGETAQAAPLFMNALVRVEETAGTRARLTGRGWIAAEALAPIGEFESDLAVVAQAFLGAPHSLGGRTAAGTDCCGLVQQALMACGLAAPRWASGQAELGRSVETPARGDLVVWLKPDLKPWGGHSGVMTDAGQVIHASGRAGEVLIQPLAEVAAAYVGNGFEPAIFRRLST; via the coding sequence TTGACCGACGTCCTCGCCCTGATTGATCCCGGACCGCGCCTGGCGCGGCCCGACCTGGCCGAGCTTCGGCTGGAGGGATTGGTGCGCGCCGATCGCTATGCGCAGACCAGCGCCCGGCATGGCGCCGATCCGGCGTCTCCGATCTGGAGCGGCGCGAACGCGGACGCCCGGCGAATCGACGAACTGCTGGCCGGCGAGGTCTTCGATGTCCTGGACGAGACCGGGGGCCGGGCCTGGGGCCGGGCGCGTCGCAGCGGCGTCGTCGGCTGGATCGACCTGGGCGCCCTGAGGCCCGGCGCGTCGGCGCCGACCCATCGGGTGCGCGCCCTGAAGGCGCCGGTTCACGCGGCGTCTAAAGGTGAGACAGCGCAGGCCGCGCCTCTGTTTATGAACGCCCTGGTTCGGGTCGAAGAGACGGCAGGCACCCGTGCGCGCCTGACCGGACGGGGCTGGATCGCTGCCGAGGCGCTGGCGCCGATCGGCGAGTTCGAGTCCGACCTGGCGGTCGTAGCCCAAGCCTTCCTCGGCGCGCCCCACAGCCTGGGCGGCCGCACGGCGGCGGGGACGGATTGCTGCGGGCTCGTGCAGCAGGCCCTGATGGCCTGCGGCCTGGCCGCGCCGCGCTGGGCGTCGGGGCAGGCGGAGCTTGGACGGTCTGTCGAGACGCCGGCGCGCGGCGACCTCGTGGTGTGGCTAAAACCGGACCTTAAGCCGTGGGGCGGGCACAGCGGCGTGATGACGGACGCCGGCCAGGTGATTCACGCCAGCGGACGCGCGGGCGAGGTGCTGATCCAGCCTCTGGCCGAGGTCGCGGCGGCCTATGTCGGCAACGGCTTCGAGCCAGCGATATTCCGACGCCTGTCGACCTAG
- a CDS encoding DUF2946 family protein — translation MTRSRCETWSTAKSLAFLAAVFAMTLAVLLPTAAAAARGPGEAVILCSGDQLQVVYVGGHAEKKSDHDQPVQCAQCILHAQAALPAGPGPAPAPRIRTPSAQPAPLWAERRLPPSTAPPRPPSTAPPLTV, via the coding sequence ATGACCCGCAGCCGTTGCGAGACATGGTCGACCGCAAAGTCGCTGGCCTTCCTGGCCGCCGTCTTCGCCATGACGCTCGCCGTTCTGCTGCCCACGGCCGCCGCCGCGGCGCGCGGCCCGGGCGAGGCGGTCATCCTGTGTTCGGGCGACCAACTCCAGGTCGTCTATGTCGGCGGTCACGCCGAGAAGAAGTCGGACCACGACCAGCCTGTCCAGTGCGCCCAGTGCATTCTGCACGCCCAGGCCGCTCTGCCGGCCGGCCCCGGGCCGGCCCCTGCCCCGCGCATCCGCACCCCGTCGGCCCAGCCCGCGCCCCTGTGGGCCGAGCGCCGCCTGCCGCCGTCGACCGCCCCGCCGCGCCCGCCCTCCACCGCCCCGCCCCTGACCGTCTGA
- the rpsD gene encoding 30S ribosomal protein S4 → MSKRHSAKYKIDRAMGENLWGRSKSPVNKRSYGPGQHGQRRKQKVSDFGLQLKAKQKLKGYYGNITEKQFSATYAEAARRKGNSSENLIGLLESRLDAIVYRAKFVPTVWAARQFVSHGHVTVDGKKVDIGSYRVKPGQVIEVKEKSRNMALVLEAQQSSERDVPDYLELGDRGFSVRYVRVPELADVPFPVKMEPNLVVEYYSS, encoded by the coding sequence ATGTCCAAGCGCCACAGCGCCAAGTACAAAATCGACCGCGCCATGGGTGAAAACCTGTGGGGTCGCTCCAAGTCCCCGGTCAACAAGCGCTCCTACGGCCCCGGCCAGCACGGCCAGCGCCGCAAGCAGAAGGTCTCGGACTTCGGCCTGCAGCTGAAGGCCAAGCAGAAGCTGAAGGGCTACTACGGCAACATCACCGAGAAGCAGTTCTCGGCCACCTACGCCGAAGCCGCCCGCCGCAAGGGCAACAGCTCCGAGAACCTGATCGGCCTGCTGGAATCGCGCCTGGACGCGATCGTCTATCGCGCCAAGTTCGTCCCAACCGTCTGGGCCGCTCGCCAGTTCGTCAGCCACGGCCACGTGACCGTCGACGGCAAGAAGGTCGACATCGGCTCGTACCGCGTGAAGCCGGGCCAGGTCATCGAGGTCAAGGAAAAGAGCCGCAACATGGCCCTGGTCCTGGAAGCCCAGCAGTCGTCGGAACGCGACGTGCCGGATTACCTCGAGCTGGGTGACCGCGGCTTCTCGGTTCGCTACGTTCGCGTCCCGGAACTGGCCGACGTGCCGTTCCCGGTGAAGATGGAGCCGAACCTGGTCGTGGAATACTACTCGTCCTAA
- a CDS encoding M17 family metallopeptidase, giving the protein MTASNHDVLIAADASARSVRLIAAGAAPASPWAEAHDFTGKTGQLLVIPDAEGRPVEAWFGTGEAFDPLTVRGLAARLPAGEWRLDGVEGEAAEMSAVAWGLGTYLFDRYKPRPQRGRARLAVAERVDLEACRRIVAACALCREMVDTPAADMGPLQIETIAREIAEAHGADLSVTEGEALLEANYPAVHAVGRAAAPHRAPRVIELGWRLDQTDRPLIALVGKGVVFDTGGLDLKPAAGMRNMKKDMGGAAHALALARLVMQANLPVRLVVLVAAVENAVSADAFRPGDVLSTRQGLTVEVGNTDAEGRLILADVLTRAGEHAPDLTLDFATLTGAARIALGPELPPLYTDDDALADGLLAAGRTVRDPLWRMPLHPGYRPALEAEIADLRNDPAAWAQAGSVTAALFLQKFAPTTGSWAHLDIFAWNPRARPGWPEGGEAQGLRAAFHHISAFAAAH; this is encoded by the coding sequence ATGACCGCTTCGAACCACGATGTTCTGATCGCCGCCGATGCGTCCGCCCGGTCCGTGCGCCTGATCGCGGCGGGCGCCGCGCCGGCCTCGCCCTGGGCCGAGGCGCACGACTTCACCGGCAAGACGGGCCAGCTGCTCGTGATCCCCGACGCCGAGGGACGGCCGGTCGAAGCTTGGTTCGGGACGGGCGAAGCCTTCGATCCGCTCACTGTGCGCGGCCTGGCGGCGCGTCTGCCCGCCGGCGAATGGCGGCTCGACGGGGTCGAGGGCGAGGCAGCCGAGATGTCGGCCGTGGCCTGGGGCTTGGGGACCTATCTGTTCGACCGCTACAAGCCTCGGCCCCAGCGCGGGCGCGCGCGCCTGGCCGTGGCCGAGCGCGTAGACCTTGAGGCCTGTCGCCGCATCGTCGCAGCCTGCGCCCTGTGCCGCGAGATGGTGGACACGCCCGCCGCCGACATGGGGCCGCTGCAGATCGAGACGATCGCGCGCGAGATCGCTGAAGCGCACGGCGCGGACCTGTCGGTCACCGAGGGCGAGGCCCTGCTCGAAGCCAACTACCCGGCCGTGCACGCCGTGGGCCGCGCCGCCGCGCCGCACCGGGCGCCGCGCGTCATAGAACTGGGCTGGAGGCTGGACCAGACGGACCGTCCGTTGATCGCCCTGGTCGGCAAGGGCGTGGTGTTCGACACCGGCGGCCTGGACCTGAAGCCCGCCGCCGGGATGCGCAACATGAAGAAGGACATGGGCGGGGCGGCCCACGCCCTGGCCTTGGCGAGGCTGGTGATGCAGGCGAACCTGCCCGTGCGGCTGGTGGTGCTGGTCGCGGCCGTCGAGAACGCCGTGTCAGCCGACGCCTTCCGGCCCGGCGACGTGCTGTCGACGCGACAGGGCCTGACGGTCGAGGTGGGCAATACCGATGCCGAGGGACGCCTGATCCTGGCCGATGTTCTGACGCGGGCGGGCGAGCACGCGCCGGACCTGACGCTGGACTTCGCCACCCTGACCGGTGCGGCGCGTATCGCCCTGGGGCCGGAACTGCCACCGCTCTACACCGACGATGACGCTCTGGCGGACGGCCTTCTGGCGGCTGGACGGACGGTGCGCGACCCGCTGTGGAGGATGCCTCTTCACCCCGGCTATCGTCCAGCGCTTGAGGCCGAGATCGCCGACCTGAGGAACGATCCGGCCGCCTGGGCCCAGGCCGGGTCGGTCACGGCGGCGCTGTTCCTGCAGAAGTTCGCGCCGACAACGGGATCGTGGGCGCATCTGGACATCTTCGCCTGGAATCCGCGCGCTCGCCCCGGCTGGCCCGAAGGCGGCGAGGCGCAAGGACTTCGCGCCGCCTTCCATCACATTTCCGCGTTCGCTGCCGCACATTAA